Proteins co-encoded in one Ralstonia sp. RRA genomic window:
- a CDS encoding NUDIX hydrolase, with translation MSTYPVSVKGVLRAPTGEVVLLLNEREAWELPGGRIELGESSAECLAREIAEELNLAAHVGAPIDTYLFDVVPGKHVFIATYDCTLVGPFAPVVSHEHKRLGLFAPDALPMNLPDGYRASIAAVCGASVQPV, from the coding sequence ATGTCCACCTACCCCGTCTCCGTCAAGGGCGTGCTGCGCGCGCCCACCGGTGAGGTCGTTTTGCTGCTCAATGAGCGCGAAGCGTGGGAGCTGCCCGGCGGCCGTATCGAGCTAGGGGAATCGTCCGCCGAGTGCCTCGCGCGCGAGATTGCGGAAGAGCTGAACCTGGCGGCGCACGTTGGCGCACCCATCGATACGTATCTGTTCGACGTCGTGCCAGGCAAGCATGTGTTCATCGCCACGTATGACTGCACGCTGGTTGGCCCGTTTGCGCCGGTGGTGAGCCACGAGCACAAGCGGCTCGGGCTGTTTGCGCCGGATGCGCTGCCGATGAATCTGCCTGACGGGTATCGCGCATCGATTGCGGCAGTGTGCGGCGCGTCGGTCCAACCGGTTTAG